The following coding sequences are from one Triticum aestivum cultivar Chinese Spring chromosome 5A, IWGSC CS RefSeq v2.1, whole genome shotgun sequence window:
- the LOC123101230 gene encoding disease resistance protein RGA5, with product MVSASTGVMNSLMVKLANLKEEKKVRKETNSLKGELSTMEALLFKVATRDDPDVQAKEWTRQQAPQAVPEVAGQEIVRKDARVRGGNHRAHDRFKDANERHKRYKLENLGTNDTLEADEHGPNSAIIPTQLIYEEEPRLVAIDGRTMEVVDHLMGDKEQQLRVVSIHGFGGLGKTTLANEVYHELRGRFECHAFVYAGRNQHIRTTLLEMLSQVSDGQPAGLESMEEQQVIKQLRESLEKKRYLIVIDDICMPSVWKVIKCALRDGMHGSKIITTTRIHDVAKLCCNRPTDTIYPMGQLGEVDSKKLLSSRIFDLERKPPSDSDGFLNDISKICDGVPLAIAVMAGLLSRKFLELADWKKVEEYVMSGLKQYSMLQGIRKILYLSYSDLALPLKTCLLYLSIFPKYYEIKKGRLIWRWSAEGFIPAGEASAWKRGESYFNALINTRLIQPVFGHNDDQPVGCTVHGVILEFIASLSSKENFVTTDAELVLAAPRDAIRRLSLSSNQDDDILKSEADSMNLYQVRSLTLFRIAKWMEPHLIDFQLLRVLDLEDVEGLKDEHLAAGLGRLFLLKYLGLGGEGVTVLPKDVDELQHMETLDVRRTSVKNLSAANKLPKLASLLATDANVLPAEVDKMHELQEFSMVSIGDQNSLECLAKLAKLKRLRTLGVKWCFADDNGSTEAQRKSFVTSLGELGLSSSSGIPTFESLFLDAAGGTSSLDFLVKSWVPPRALQKFMMTSPNCYLSGVPANMALDTSSSITHLEIAIAQLGDEGLKVLGELPLLVFLKLRCLLTTENSLTITADKFRSLQVFSFECQDGGLGFVFGEGAMAQLRKLRLYFKAGEESRLQGVGHLSVSYLCQVHTTVYCAGVEILPSRMQRKPSQNCYPTTPRNPPWKSPSIRNHRTEG from the exons ATGGTGAGCGCCTCGACGGGAGTTATGAACTCCCTCATGGTGAAGCTGGCTAActtgaaggaggagaagaaggtgcGGAAGGAAACCAACAGTCTCAAGGGCGAGCTGAGCACCATGGAAGCTCTCCTGTTCAAGGTTGCCACGCGGGATGATCCAGATGTGCAAGCCAAGGAGTGGACAAGGCAG CAAGCCCCCCAAGCTGTTCCGGAGGTTGCTGGACAGGAGATCGTCCGCAAAGACGCCAGAGTTCGCGGAGGAAATCACAGAGCTCACGACCGTTTCAAAGACGCCAACGAGAGGCACAAGAGGTACAAGCTGGAGAATCTGGGGACCAACGACACCCTTGAAGCCGATGAACATGGACCCAACAGCGCCATCATCCCTACCCAGCTGATCTACGAGGAGGAGCCTCGCCTTGTGGCTATCGATGGGCGGACAATGGAAGTTGTTGACCATCTCATGGGAGACAAAGAGCAACAGCTGAGGGTGGTATCGATCCATGGATTTGGAGGTCTTGGCAAGACCACACTTGCTAAtgaggtgtatcatgagcttcgGGGGAGATTTGAGTGCCATGCTTTCGTGTATGCTGGCCGTAACCAGCACATACGGACCACTCTGTTGGAAATGTTGTCTCAAGTCAGCGACGGGCAACCTGCAGGCTTGGAATCAATGGAGGAGCAGCAAGTCATCAAACAACTAAGAGAATCCCTCGAAAAAAAGAG GTACTTGATTGTCATTGATGATATATGTATGCCATCGGTCTGGAAAGTTATCAAGTGCGCTTTGCGTGATGGTATGCATGGAAGCAAGATAATTACAACAACCCGCATTCACGACGTGGCCAAATTATGTTGCAACCGTCCAACTGATACTATCTATCCGATGGGTCAACTTGGTGAGGTTGACTCCAAAAAACTGCTATCGAGCAGGATATTTGATTTGGAAAGAAAACCACCATCTGATTCGGACGGTTTTCTGAACGACATATCCAAAATATGCGATGGCGTACCACTAGCCATTGCTGTCATGGCTGGATTATTATCCAGGAAGTTTTTGGAATTGGCAGATTGGAAGAAGGTTGAGGAGTATGTTATGTCAGGGCTGAAGCAGTACTCCATGCTGCAAGGGATAAGAAAGATACTATACCTTAGTTATTCGGACCTTGCATTGCCACTGAAGACTTGCTTGCTGTATCTGAGTATCTTTCCCAAGTATTATGAGATCAAGAAGGGACGCCTGATATGGAGATGGTCTGCCGAAGGATTCATCCCAGCAGGCGAAGCAAGTGCTTGGAAAAGGGGAGAAAGCTACTTCAACGCCCTCATCAACACGAGGCTAATTCAACCGGTGTTTGGCCACAACGACGACCAGCCTGTGGGATGCACTGTCCACGGCGTGATCCTTGAATTCATCGCGTCCCTGTCGAGCAAAGAGAACTTCGTCACGACGGACGCTGAATTGGTTCTCGCTGCACCGCGAGACGCGATCCGCCGACTCTCCCTCAGCAGCAATCAGGACGATGACATCCTCAAGTCAGAAGCAGACAGTATGAATCTGTATCAAGTCCGGTCCCTTACCCTCTTCAGGATCGCCAAGTGGATGGAACCTCACCTCATAGATTTCCAGTTGCTACGGGTGCTGGATCTGGAAGACGTGGAAGGCCTGAAAGATGAACATCTTGCTGCTGGGTTAGGCAGGCTGTTCCTTCTCAAGTATCTGGGTCTTGGCGGAGAAGGTGTCACTGTGCTCCCAAAAGATGTTGATGAACTCCAACACATGGAAACCTTGGACGTTAGACGGACCAGTGTGAAGAACCTTTCTGCAGCAAACAAGCTACCAAAGCTAGCCAGCCTGCTCGCCACGGACGCCAATGTGTTGCCAGCAGAAGTTGATAAGATGCACGAGCTGCAGGAATTCTCCATGGTCAGCATCGGGGACCAAAACTCACTGGAATGCTTGGCTAAGCTTGCCAAGCTGAAGAGGCTCAGGACTCTCGGGGTGAAGTGGTGTTTCGCGGATGATAATGGCAGCACAGAAGCTCAGAGGAAGAGCTTCGTGACCTCCCTGGGCGAGCTTGGCCTGTCGAGCTCATCTGGAATCCCCACCTTTGAGTCCTTGTTCCTCGATGCTGCTGGCGGTACAAGTTCCCTGGATTTTCTGGTGAAGTCTTGGGTGCCTCCGCGTGCTCTTCAGAAGTTCATGATGACGAGCCCAAACTGCTACTTGAGTGGAGTTCCAGCAAACATGGCACTGGACACCAGCTCGAGCATCACCCACCTAGAGATCGCCATTGCTCAACTCGGAGACGAGGGTCTCAAGGTCCTGGGCGAGCTGCCGCTTCTGGTGTTCCTCAAGCTTCGCTGCCTACTGACCACAGAGAACTCGCTGACCATCACGGCCGACAAGTTCCGCAGCCTTCAGGTGTTCAGCTTTGAGTGCCAGGACGGCGGCCTGGGATTTGTCTTCGGAGAAGGTGCGATGGCACAGCTTCGAAAGCTTCGGCTCTACTTCAAGGCTGGGGAGGAGAGCAGGCTTCAGGGAGTCGGCCATCTCTCAGTTTCTTATCTTTGCCAAGTCCACACCACCGTCTACTGTGCAGGCGTGGAGATTCTTCCTTCAAGGATGCAGAGAAAACCATCACAGAACTGCTATCCAACCACCCCAAGGAACCCACCTTGGAAATCACCAAGCATTAGAAATCACAGAACTGAAGGATGA